The Duganella sp. BuS-21 sequence CGGCGCGGCGGCGTAGCCGGAGTTGCCCGGTGCGGCGATCAGCACGAACGCGCTGTCGTAGTTGGCGAAGCCGGTCGGCAAGGTCATGCCGTCGAAGGTATTGGTCACCAGCCCCGGCCCGGGATTGCTGGAGGTCGAACCGGCGGTGGCGGTGGCGGTCACGGCGGCATGGGCGCCGAAGACGGCGCCGGCCAGGCCGAGGCCCAGCAGGATTTTTGCGATGCTCATAACGCTCCTCTATTTTTATCGGGAAATGGGTAATTCCAAATTAATAATAGTAATGACCTATTTGCAATACCAATTGGAATTTAGAACGTTTCATCGGTAAGTGTGTCTTTTAACCTTGGTATGTGTCAAAAGTTATGGCGCAGCCCCAGGGCCACGCCCTTGAGCGTGGCGCCGGGCCGGGCGCCCAGGCTGTTGATGGCGAAGTCCACGACGCCGTTGCCTTGGTTCGACAGCTGGCTGTAGTAGGCGTACACGGCGCTGCGCGGGGACAGGGTGTAGTCGTAGCCCGCCGTGTAGTGGCGGGCGCCGGTGTCCCTACCCTGGCGGGCGAAGCCGATGGTGGCGCCGTCCGGCGCGCTGCCGCTGCCGTCGCCGGCGCGGCCGGCGCTGGCCTTGAAGGCATGGCGGCCGATCTGGTGGGTGACGGCGACGAAGGCGTCGTTGCGCGTCAGCGTGCCGGCCGCCGTTGCATAGCGCAAACGCTCGGCCACCAAGGCCACGCGGGTGTCGCCGAAGCGGTAGGCCGCGCCCAGCCGGGCGGCGCTGTCGTCCAGGCCCGGTCCTTGATAGGCGCGGTGGCGTTCGTAGGCGGCGCTGGCGTACCACGGGCCGCGTTCGTAGACCAGCGCGCCCGAGCTCAAGGAAGGCTTGGCGCCGCCGGCCGGTCGCTCTTCGCTCAGGCCGTGGGCCAGGCGCAGCTGCAGGCCGTTCCAGGCCGGGCTCCAGTAGTGCACGCTGTTCTGCTGGCGGCGGTCGAAGGAGGCGGTGTCGCTGGTGTTGTTGACGCTGGCCGCCGCGCCGTTGCCCATGATGCTCATGTAGCCGGCGGTGGTCGGATAATAAGGATCGAGGCCGGCGGTGGCGCCGTTGTAGGGGGTGACCCAGTTGCCGGCGAACAGCGTGCCGGCCGCGCCCTGGATGCCGATGCGGGTGTCGCGCGCGGCCGGGCTGCCGGCGCCGGTGTCGGGCGACAGCGTGCCTTCGATCTGGAACAGGATGCGGATGCCGCCGCCCACATCTTCGCTGCCGCGAAAGCCCAGCACCGAGCGGTTGTTGCTCAGGCGCGTGACGCGCGCGCCGTCGTTTTGCAGGCTTT is a genomic window containing:
- a CDS encoding porin translates to MRKIFPILLAAACGAAHAQSAVQIYGRLNLALESLQNDGARVTRLSNNRSVLGFRGSEDVGGGIRILFQIEGTLSPDTGAGSPAARDTRIGIQGAAGTLFAGNWVTPYNGATAGLDPYYPTTAGYMSIMGNGAAASVNNTSDTASFDRRQQNSVHYWSPAWNGLQLRLAHGLSEERPAGGAKPSLSSGALVYERGPWYASAAYERHRAYQGPGLDDSAARLGAAYRFGDTRVALVAERLRYATAAGTLTRNDAFVAVTHQIGRHAFKASAGRAGDGSGSAPDGATIGFARQGRDTGARHYTAGYDYTLSPRSAVYAYYSQLSNQGNGVVDFAINSLGARPGATLKGVALGLRHNF